GCATCCCCGGCAAGATCGAGGACGGCACCAATGGCGATCGCGCCGCTGAGCATTATCATCGCTACGTCGATGACATCGCACTCATCAAGGAACTCGGCTGCAAGGCCTATCGGTTCTCGGTGGCCTGGCCGCGGGTGTTTCCTGACGGCGACGGCAAGCCGAACCCGAAGGGGCTCGACTTCTACAATCGACTGATCGACGAACTCTTGAAGAACGGCATCGAGCCGTGGCTGACACTTTATCATTGGGACCTGCCGCAGTCATTGCAGGACCGTTTCGGCGGCTGGCGGTCGACCGAGACCTGCAAGATCTTCGGTGACTACGCGGCCTATGTCGCCGAGCACCTGACCGATCGCGTCAGGAACGTGTTCACGCTGAACGAGAGCGGCCGCTTCGTCTATTTTGGCTATGGCATCGGCATCGACGCGCCCGGTCTGACGCTGCCACAGGCCGAGGTAAACCAGATCAGGCATAACAGCGCGCTCGCGCATGGGCTCGCGGTGCAGGCGGTGCGTGCCCATGGCCGCCGCGGCACGCGCGTCGGACCCGCCGAGAACATCGATGCCTGCATTCCCGCGATCGACACGCCCGAAAACGTCCGCGCCGCCGAGATCGCGTTGCGCGAGCTGAATGCCGGCTATCTCAACGTCATCATGACCGGCCGCTACACCGACGCATTCCTGAAATATGCAGGCAGCGACGCGCCGAAATATACCGACGCCGAATTGAAGATCATCTCCTCGCCGGTCGATTTCCTCGGCCTCAACATCTACGCGCCGCAGCACTATATCGTCGCGTCCGACCAGGGCGCCGGCTTCACGCCCCTGCCGATCCCGAAATCGTTTCCGCACATGAACTCGGACTGGCTGCGCGTCGGCCCCGAGACGATCTACTGGGTGCCGAAGCTCGCGGCAAAGATCTGGAAGACCGATGCGATCTATATCAGCGAGAACGGCACCTCCGGCGAGGATCAGGTGACGCCTGACGGCAAGATCTACGACACCGACCGCATCATGTATTTGCGCAACTATCTCGCCCAGCTCCAGCGCGCCACCGCGGAAGGCGCGCCGGTGCGCGGCTATTTCCTCTGGAGCCTGCTGGACAATTTCGAATGGGTGTTCGGGCTCAACAAGCGCTTCGGGCTCTATCACGTCAATTTCGACACCCAGGTGCGCACCGCCAAGCTGAGTGCGAGCTTCTACCGCAATGTGGTCGCGAAGAACGCGGCGGGGGCGTGATGGCTTGAGTCCGGATTTTACGCGGAGCGGAAAATCCGGGCTCAGGGTGCAAATGCCGCGCATTGACTCCACTTTCCCCCTGATTCAAAACCGTCCTCAATATGCACAACGAGAGGACAACGCTCATGACCGACGCACTGATCATCGATGCCTGCCGAACCCCGCGCGGCGTCGGCAAGGCCGGCAAGGGAGCGCTGTCAGGCATTCATCCGCAGCAGTTGGGCGCCACCGTGCTGCGTGCGCTCGCCGATCGCACCGGCATCAACACCGCCGATGTCGACGATATCGTGTGGGGCTGCAGCGCGCAGGTGGCAACGCAAGGCGGCGATCTTGGCCGCATGTCGGCACTCGATGCCGGCTATGACGTCCGGGCCAGCGCCGTGACGCTGGATCGCTTCTGCGGTTCCGGCATCACCAGCGTCAACATGGCGGCCTCCTCGATCATGGCGGGCGCGGAAGATCTCGTCATCGCCGGTGGTTGCGAGATGATGTCGATGGAGGGACGTCGCGGCGGCGGCCCGATGATGATGGACTCCGGAAATCTGCGGCTTCGTGCAAGACATCCGCAGTCGCATCAGGGCGTCTGTGCCGACGCGATTGCGACGCTGGAAGGCATCACGCGGCACGACGTCGACGCGCTTGGCCTCGAAAGCCAGAAGCGCGCGGCGCAGGCGATTGCCGGCGGCCATTTCAACAAGAGCCTCGTGCCCGTTCATCGCGAGGACGGCAGCCTTGCGCTCGACCATGAAGAATATCCGCGGCCACAGACGACGATGGAAGGGCTAGCTGCCCTGAAGCCCGCGTTCCCCGCGATCGCGGACTATGCGCTGGACGACAAGGGCACGACCTATCGCGGCCTGATCCTGCAAAAATATCCTGACCTCGACATCGACTTCATGCATCACGCCGGCAATTCGTCCGGTGTCGTCGACGGCGCCGCGGCGATCCTGCTCGCGTCGCCGTCTTACGCCAGAGCACATGGCCTCAAGGCCCGCGCCCGGGTGGTCGCCATGGCCAATATGGGGGACTCGCCGACCCTGATGCTGAACGCACCAGTGCCGGCGACGCGCAAGGTGCTGGCGAAGGCCGGGCTCGCCATCGACGACATCGACCTGTTCGAGATCAACGAGGCTTTCGCGGTGGTGGCGGAAAAATATATCAGGGATCTCAAGCTCGACCGCGCCAAGGTCAACGTCAACGGCGGCTCGATCGCGCTCGGTCATCCCATCGGCGCGACCGGCTCGATCCTGATCGGCACCGTGCTCGACGAGCTGGAGCGGCGGGATCTCAAGCGCGGTCTCGTCACCATGTGCGCGGCCGGCGGTATGGCGCCAGCCATCATCATCGAGCGCGTCTAGTGCGCCGCGGCCCCGTAAAAAGCAGGGAAAAACGTCGCAGGACGACGATCCAGCCTTATTTTTCAGGGTGAATCGCGCATCCCTTCTCACAAAGAGGTCGGTCGTCGCTTGTCGAAAGCATCGAATCAGCTTTAGCAAGGCTGCTTGCGGGCCTTTGAAACAAGGCAAAAACCGCTGCGTGAGGCGCCATCCACTCTGGAAGCCGCTAAAATGCAGGGTTTTTTGTCTCAGGGGGCCAAAAAAGCCCGTAAAACCGCGACAAAACTGTGCAGAAGGCTATAGGCCTTCGCCGGTTGGTCTAATATGCAACCGGCAACGAATCAGAGGAGACACGATGCCAGCCCAAATGTCCAAATCGCAGTTGATCGAAAAGATTGCGACCGCCACCGAGCTTTCCAAGCGCGACGTCAAGAGCGTCATGGAGACGCTGACCGATGTCGGCCACAAGGAGCTCAAGAAGAACGGCCTGTTCCTGGTGCCGGGCTTCGCCAAGTTCGTGGTCATTAAGAAGCCCGCGACCAAGGCGCGTAAGGGCACCAACCCGTTCACGGGCGAAGAGATGATGTTCAAGGCCAAGCCGGCCCGGAAGATCGTCCGCGCCCGCCCCGTCAAGGCCGCCAAGGACGCCGTGGCCTGATAACGCAAAGGCCCCCTCGATGAGAGGGGGCCTTTTGATTTGAATGCCCGCGCGGGCCGATCGGAGGGGATCAGCCCTTGCGGCGCCTCACCCGGACCGGGATCGGCTGAAGCCGCGGCACCGGTCCTGCAAGCGCATCGCGCACCCGGTCGATGGCACGACCGAGCAGCTGGCGCAGCTTCTGCGTCGTCCGCGATCGCTTCGCGTCTTCCAGCAGTTTATTCATCGCATTCACTCCGCCGCTTCGACCTTCGCATCGACTTCCGCGGGCTCGAGCGCCGCGGCGATGGCCTCGTCGACACGCTCCAGCCAGATGAACTCCAGGTTGTCCCGCGCGCTCTTCGGGATGTCGTCATAGTCCCGCTTGTTGCGCGCCGGCAGCATCACCCGCTTCAAGCCGGCGGCGGCCGCAGCCACCACCTTCTCCTTGATGCCGCCGACCGGCAGCACCAGGCCGCGCAGCGAGATCTCGCCGGTCATCGCCGTGTCGCTCCTCACCGTGCGATTGGTGAGCAGTGACGTCAGCGCCGTGAACATCGCCACGCCCGCGCTCGGTCCGTCCTTCGGGGTTGCGCCCGCCGGGACGTGAACGTGGATGTCGCTCTTCTCGAACAACTGGGGATCGATGCCGAGCTGGTTCGCTTTGCTCTTCACCAGCGTCAGCGCGGCCTGCACGCTCTCGCGCATGACCTCGCCGAGCTGGCCGGTCAGGATCATGCCGCCGCGGCCGGGCACGCGCGAGGCCTCGATGAACAGGATGTCGCCGCCGACAGGCGTCCAGGCGAGGCCGGTGGCAACCCCGGGAATGCTGGTGCGCTGCGCGATCTCGCCTTCGAAGCGCGGCTGTCCCAGCACGTCGCCGATGTCCTTTGCCGTCACCACGACCTTTGCGGTCGTGCCTTCGGCAACCTGCACCGCGGCATGGCGGAACACCTTGCCGATCTCGCGCTCGAGGTTACGCACGCCGGCCTCGCGGGTGTAGCCCTTGACCACCAGCTTCAGCGCCTCCGGCTCGATCTCGGCCTGCTCGGCCGTCAGGCCGTTGGCCTCCAGCTGCCGCCGCACCAGATAGCGCCGCGCGATCTCGAGCTTCTCGTCCTCGGTGTAACCGGCGAGGCTAATCAGCTCCATACGGTCCAGCAGCGGACCGGGAATCTGGTCCAGCATGTTGGCGGTCGCGATGAAGACGACGCGCGACAGGTCGAAGGGCACGCCCAGGTAATTGTCCCGGAACGTCCCGTTCTGCTCGGGGTCGAGCACCTCCAGCATCGCGGCGGAAGGATCGCCCTGCACGCCGCGGCCCATCTTGTCGATCTCGTCCAGCATCATGACGCAGTTGCGTGCGCCCGCCTTCTTGATGCCCTGGATGATGTTGCCGGGCAGCGCGCCGATATAGGTGCGCCGGTGGCCGCGGATCTCGGCCTCGTCATGCACGCCGCCGAGGCTCACGCGCACGAAGGGGCGATCCATCGCGCGGGCGATGGACTGGCCGAGCGAGGTCTTGCCGACGCCGGGCGGGCCGACGAAGCACAGGATCGGCGCCTTGCCCTGCGGCGCCAGCTTGCGCACCGCCAGATATTCGATGATCCGGCTCTTGATCTTCTCCAGGCCAAAGTGATCCGCATCCAGGATGCGACGTGCTTCCTTGATGTCGATCGGCTTCTCCGCAGGCAGCGCCCACGGCAGCTCGATCAGCCAGTCGAGATAAGTGCGGACCATGCCGGCTTCGCCTGCGGCCTCAGGCATGCGCTCGTAGCGGCGCAGCTCCTTCTTGGCGTGCGCGTCCGCTTCGGGCGGCATGTTGGCCTTGGCGATCGCAGCCGTCAGCTCGGCGACCTCGGCAGCCTTGCCGTCGCCTTCGCCCAGTTGCCGCTGGATGGTCGCCATCTGCTCGCGCAGGATCGCCTCGCGCTGCCGCTCGTCGAACGAGGCCTTGGTCTTCTGGCCGATCTCGTTGGAGATGCGCAGCACCTCCAGCCGCTCCGCCAGATGCTTCGACACCCTCTCGACGCGCAAGGAGAGGTCGATGGTCTCCAGCACCTCCTGCTTGTCGGATGGCTTGATGTCCATGAACGACGTCGCCAGATCCGCCAGCGCGCCGGGTGCACTGGTGCTCTGGAACATCGCGACCAGCTCGGGCGGGGCCTGCGGCAGCAGCTCGATCGCCTCGATGGCCTGGCGCTGCAGGTTCAGCGCCCGTGCCTCGATCTCGGCTGAGGTCGTGGTCGGCTCGGGGATCTGCTGGAAGCGCGCGGCCAGGAACGGCGTCCCCGGCAGGAAGTCGAGGATACGCGCGCGCTGCACGCCCTGGCAGACGATGTGATGCGTGCCGTCGGGTGCGGTGATGTAGCGCACGATGTTGGCGATGGTCGCGACCTTGTAGAGATCATCCGGGCCCGGCTCGTCGGTCTCCGGGCGGCGCTGCAGCACGATGCCGACCGGCCGCTGCTCGCGCAGGGCCTGCTGCGCGGCGGCGACGGATTTCGGCCGCGCGATCGCGATCGGCGCGATAGCGCCGGGGAACAGCACCATCTCGCGTACCGGGATGATGATCAGTGCGTCGTCGGGGATCTTCACGTCTGGATTGGTCTGAGCGGTATTCATCTGTTCGGTGGCCATGATCGACCTCAGGATTTGGCGAGGCGCAGTGCGACGCAGCCGTCCATCACGAAGCGGCTGATGGCGTAGCGGCCAAGGGGAAGCGCGATGCGGCGCTCAAATCGCCCCTGCGGCAGCTCGAGCCGGTGGATGCGGGCGTTGCGAAGCTCCGGCGGCAGCGTGCGCTGGCCGGAAATGACCAGCACGCCGTCATGGATGACGGTCTCGACATTGTCCGGATTGACGCCGGGAAGCGCCACCAGGATCAAAAGTTCATGCTCGGTCTCGAGCACGTCGATCGGCGGCTCCCAGCAGGTGTCCTGGCGGCCGAACTGCTGCCGCAGCCGTTCGGCGCGGGTCAGCTGGTCGAGGGCCTCGGACAGCATCCAGTTAAAGGGATTTTTGGGTTGCATGGCAAAACTCTGGGAAGGCGCTGCGGTTGGAAAACGGGGATATGGTGATGGTTCCCGCAATTTCCAGCATCGCGCGTTTGCGGCATGCCTGCCTCTCTAAGGGAAGCAGGCCCTTGCGCTCAGACGCATCGACGCCGCGAAAGATGTTCCGCGGCGCCGGAGGCAACAATTGGGCGGGTGGTCGGGATCAGGCGGCTTCGCGGTATTCGGCCTCCGCTTCGAGGTTGATGACCGACGTGGCGAGCTCGGTCAGGGTGTGGTCGGTCGCCTCTTCCTCGTCCAGCGTATCCTGGAGCAACCTTGCCGCCTCGGGCATGCCGAGCTCCTCGGCCCAGGTGCGAAGTGTGCCGTAACGGGAGATCTCGTAGTGCTCGACGGCCTGCGCCGCCGCCAGCAGGCCAGCGTCGAGGGCAGGGGCGTTCTTGAAGTCCTTCATGATCTCGGCGCCCTCGTCGGTAATGCCGTTGATCGCCTCGCACGGCTTGCCGCGTGCAGGCTTGTCCAGCATCCGGAAGATCTGCTCGAGCCGTCTGACCTGGCCCTGCGTCTCCCGCAGGTGCTTGTTGAAGGCGGCGGCAAGGTCCTTCGAATGCGCGGCCTTGGCCATCTTCGGCAGCGTCTTGATGATCTTGTTCTCGGCGTAATAGATGTCTTTCAGCGTTTCCAGGAAAAGGTCGCTCAGCATCTTAGGCGCCCGCCGCGGGCGGCGCGATGCGGTCTTTTTCGTAGGTGCACGTTTCTTTGCTTTCTTCGCCATTGGTCCTCCTCATGAGGCGACACGGGAAGGCACGTCCTTCCTCAATCCTCACGCGATCAAGAGCCGGGACAGGCAAATGTTCCTCGCGAAGGTCTGCGCGAGCCGCTATGGCTGGCGATCCACGCTTGTCTGAGGCGCCCGACCCATGCTCGACTTCGCCCTGTCCGCCTTCGTCACGCTGCTGCTGGTGGTCGATCCCGTCGGCCTTGCGCCGGCGTTTCTGGCCGCGACCGGCGGCATGCCCGACGCGAGCAAGCGGACCGTGGCGCTGCGGGCGCCGTTCATCGCGGCCTCGATCCTGGTCGTGATCGCGCTGGTCGGAAACTGGCTGCTGCGCCAGCTCGGGATCGGCATCCCCGCCTTCCAGATCGCGGGCGGACTGCTGCTGTTCGGAGTGTCCTACCAGATGATCTTCGGCGACCGGCCGCATCGCGAGGCGCGGGAGGCCGACAAGGCCACGGCCGAGCACGCCTCCGATGTCGCGGTGTTTCCGCTCGCCATCCCCATGATGGCCGGTCCCGGGGCGATCGCGACCACGCTGCTGCTGGCCGGCGATGCGGGCTATGGGGCGAGGCTCGCGATCATCATCGCGATCGTGCTGGCGGTCTGCCTGCTCTGCATGCTCTGCTTCGCCTCGGCGCACCTGATTGCGCGCACGCTCGGGCGCACCGGAAATGCGGTGCTCTCGCGGGTGCTCGGCATGCTGCTGGCGGCCTATTCGGTGCAATTCGTGATCAACGGCATTGCGGCCGTCCGGGCGAGCCTGTCCTAGCGCCGCGACAAACTGTTAATCTGTTGATTTTACAATAAATTCATGGCCCTTGCGGGCGCGTCGGCAATCTGGCGCCTGAACAGGTCCGCTTTCGCTTGCACTGCCATATTGCTTTGACGTACTTCGGGTCTAACAAGAGCCCATCGCCACGAAGATCACCAAGAAAATCCGCAACAAGGTCGAGATACAATCGAGATGTCGATGACAGCGGACGAACTCGCAAAGAGACAGGCCATCATCGACGCCTGCCGCCGGATGAATGCGCTCGGCATCAACCAGGGCACCTCAGGCAATATCAGCGTGCGGCATGAGGACGGGCTCCTGATCACGCCCACCAGCCTTCCCTATGACACCATGACGCCGGACCAGATTGTCTTCATGGCGATGGACGGCTCTCATGCCCCGGGCCAGAAGCCGTCCAGCGAGTGGCGCTTCCATCTGGACATCCTGAAGGCGCGCAGCGACGTCAACGCCGTCGTGCACGCCCATCCGACCTATTGCACCATCCTGGCGATCATGGGCATGGAGATCCCGCCGGTGCACTACATGATCGCGGCGGCCGGCGGCGACAGCATCCGCTGCGCGCCCTACGCCACCTTCGGGACGGTGGAATTGTCCGAGCATGCGGTGCGTGCACTGGAGGGCCGGCTCGCCTGCCTGCTGGACCATCACGGCATGATCGTGCTCGGCAAGACCCTCGACAAGGCGATGTGGCTCGCCGTCGAGGTCGAGACGCTGGCGCGGCAGTATCACGGCTGCCTCCAGATCGGCAAACCGCCGCTGCTGTCGAGCGCCGAGATCGAACGGGTCCGTCAGCGCATGGCCGGCTACGGCCTATCGGAAGGGTAGGGCTCGCAAGCGGTGTTCGCGCGGATCAGATATTTCGTCGACGGCAAGGGGACCAACCGAACCATGGTTCGGCTGCGCGCGCTGTTGCGCAGCAACGAGTTCTACCTGATCCCGCTCGCGCTCGTCATCGGCACGCTGGCCGGTGCGATCGTGACCCTGATGGCCGAGATCGCGCAGATCGCCCATGTCGTGATCTTTGGCATTCCGATCGACGTGCGCCTCTCCGCCAACGCCTATATCAATCCCTGGGCGGCGATGACCGCGCCGGCGCTCGGCGGGCTCGTGCTCGGCGTCATGGAATGGTGGCGGCGGCGGCTGAAGATCTCGAGCGCGGTTGATCCGATCGAGGCGAACGCGCTGCGCGGCGGCATCCTGTCGATGCGCGACAGCGTGGTGGTGTCGAGCCAGACCTTGATCTCGAACGGCTGCGGCGCCTCGGTCGGCCTGGAGGCCGGCTACACCCAGATCGGCTCGGGCATCGCCTCGCTGTTCGGCAAGTTCTTCAACCTCCGCCGCAACGATCTGCGCCTGATGGTCGGCTGCGGCGCAGCCGCAGCAATCGCGGCGGCGTTCGGCGCGCCGATCACCGGCGCGTTCTACGCCTGCGAGCTCATCGTCGGCGTCTATTCGGTCGGCAGCGCAGCTCCCATCCTGGCGGCTTCGCTCGCCGGCGCGCTGACCGCACAATGGCTGGGCGGCGCGCCTTACTCGATCGAAATCCCCAAGGTCAGCGCCGTCGGCGTCGAGCAATATCTGGCGCTGATCGGGCTCGCGCTCATCACCAGCGGCGTCGGCATTGCCGTGATGCGCTCGTCCTCGATGTTCGAGCGGCTGTTCAAATGGCTGCCGGTCTGGCTGCGCCCCGTGATCGGCGGCCTCATCGTCGGCAGCTTCGCCCTCGTCACGCCGCAGGTGCTGGCGGCCGGCCACGGCGCCATGGTGCTCGACCTCTTCCACGACATGACGATCGGCCTGGTCGCGATCATCATCGCGCTGAAGGTGACCTCCTGCCTGATCTCGCTGGCCTCGGGCTTCCGCGGCGGTCTGTTCTTCGCCTCGCTGTTCGTCGGCAGCCTGATCGGAAAATTCTTCTCCGCCGTCCTGCTCTTGATAAGTCCGAATTTCGCGATCGATCCGCTGGTGGCGATGCTGACCGGCATGGCCACGCTGGGCGTCGCCATCGTCGGCGGTCCGCTGACCATGTCGTTCCTCGTGCTCGAGATGACCCGCAATGTCGATGTCACCGCCGTGGTGCTGGCCGGCTGCATCGTCACCTCGATCTGCGTCCGCTTCATGTTCGGCCACTCCTTCTCGACCTGGCGCCTGCATCTGCGTGGCGAGACCATCCGCAGCGCCAACGACGTCGGCTGGCTGCGCAATCTCACCGTCGAACGGCTGATGCGCTCCGACGTCGGCAAGGTGCCGTCGAGCACCACGATCGCCGCGACCCGCAGCGAATTCCCGCTGGGATCGCGCCCGGGCGTCGTCATCGTCAACAACGCCGACGAATATGTCGGCCTGGTCCTGCTGCCCGATTTGTTCTCCAGCGACCTCGACACCATCGCCGACGATATCCAGATCATCGAGCTCGCGCGGCTGACCGAGATCGTGCTGATCCCGGAAATGAACGTGAAGTCGGCCATGGCGGTGTTCGACGAGGCCGAGGCCGAGATGCTGGCCGTGGTCGATTCCACCGACAGCCGCAAGGTCGTCGGCTTCCTGACCGAGACCACCGCCCGCCGACGCTATGTCGAGGAGATCGACAAGGCCACGCGCGGCGTGCTGGGAGCGCTGTCCTGAGGTCCGCCCCCCGGGCAAGTTGACGCTGGCACGCCGGGCGGACTTGCCAGATCGTTCACAACCTCTAGGCTGGGGACCGGCGGCGGGGCCGGCGCCTGGCCGCATCCAGCGACGAGGGACGTGCGATGCCGGATACGCTTCGCCTGTTACTTGCTTTGCTCGAGCTCGGGCCCCGTCTGAAAGACCTGCTCGGCGACAGATGGCCCCCTTATGCCGACGAATTACAGGAATTGGCCGGTCGGGCCGGCAGGGGCGAGGATCCGGCCAGGCTTCGTCCGTCGCTTGATCTGCTGCTCGTGCGGCTGCTCGCGGAGGCGCCGGCCACGGAATTCGTCGCGCATTTGATGGAGGACATGGCGGCTCCCACGGCCGCCACGGAGATTGTGACCCGTCGCGGCCGGATTTCGCCGCTGGTCGTCCCGGAGATCGTCCGGCCGACCACCGATGAGGCGACCGGCGTCGTCACCATCCCCGTGTTCTACGGCACCGACCGCGCCCGCGGCGACGACACGCCGTCGCACTATTTTGGCGGTGTACGCGGGACGCTGTCATTCGGGATCGCGGAGGTCAGCGTGCCCACGCATGGCCGCGACCTCGGCGAGCTCACCAGCCCGAGCTGGTGGCACCTCGAATTCTCGGCCAATCCGGAAAAGCATGTCATCCTCAAGTCGGTGGGCGCGCTGGACAGGGATACCTTCGTCACCGGTCTGAAGGACTCGCTCGCGGCGGCGGATTTGCACGACGTCCTGATTTTCGTGCACGGCTACAACGTCACCTTCGAGGATGCGGCGCGGCGCGCGGGGCAGCTTGCGGTGGATCTGAAATTCGCCGGCAGGACGCTGCTGTACAGCTGGGCGTCGGCGGCGGACACCAAGAAGTACACGGTGGACGAGAGCACGATCGACTGGTCGCGCGATCATTTCGAGGCGTTTCTCCAGCTTGCGCTCGGCGAAATCGGTGCCGGCAAGGTGCACGTCATCGCTCACAGCATGGGCAATCGCGCGGTGATCAACACGCTCGAACGCGTGACGTCGTGGCAGCTGCCATCAGGCGCCGCAAAGCTCGGTCAGATCATCTTTGCCGCGCCCGACATCGATCGCGACCGCTTTGTCCAGCTCGCGGCCAAGTTCAAAGGCTGCGCTGCGCGCGTCACGCTTTATGCCTCGTCGCGCGACGTGGCGCTGCTGGCCTCGAAATTCGTGCACGGCTATCCCCGGGCGGGCGAGGCCGGCGATGCGCTGACTGTTGTCGACGGCGTCGACACGATCGATGCCTCGCTGGTCGACACCAGCCTGGTCGGCCTGCGCCATTCCTATTTCGGCGAGAAGCGCTCGATCCTGAACGACATGTTCAATCTGATCGTGCAGCAGCTCGCGCCCGATCAGCGTTTTGATCTCCAGGCTGCGGGCGATGCGCTGCGGAAGTATTGGAGCTGCAGGGCCTAGAGGCGGCACGACCGGTCAAAGCGTGGCAGATTGCCGCGATCGCGAAACCAATTTTGCGCTTTGCGCATTATAGGGTGTTTCCATATCTCTTTTTGGCGAGAGCAGAGGACGTGAAAGATGAGTGACAGGTCCGTGAATTCGAGAGTTGGCCGCAGCACCGCATTGGCCGCTTTCGCCAGTCTTGCTCTGGTCGCGGCGTCCGTGACGCCTTCGGCGGCCGCCTCTCCGGCGAAGGCCTCGCGCGCCGCTACGGCCGGGCAGGGCTCGTCCAACGCGACCGATTTCAGTGCTGCGCGCCGTCATCGCTATTATCGGCGGGGGCCGAGCGCGGCGGGCCTTGCCTTCATGGGCGCCGCGGCTGGCCTGATCGGAGGCGCGATCGCCGAAAGCCGACGCCAGGAATATTACGACA
This genomic interval from Bradyrhizobium guangzhouense contains the following:
- a CDS encoding GH1 family beta-glucosidase; amino-acid sequence: MSDKVSRRQFAKIAGLSAAGIANPPEVADAKPAAAPRRTGGFPAGFLWGTATSSYQVEGAVEEDGRGASIWDKFVRIPGKIEDGTNGDRAAEHYHRYVDDIALIKELGCKAYRFSVAWPRVFPDGDGKPNPKGLDFYNRLIDELLKNGIEPWLTLYHWDLPQSLQDRFGGWRSTETCKIFGDYAAYVAEHLTDRVRNVFTLNESGRFVYFGYGIGIDAPGLTLPQAEVNQIRHNSALAHGLAVQAVRAHGRRGTRVGPAENIDACIPAIDTPENVRAAEIALRELNAGYLNVIMTGRYTDAFLKYAGSDAPKYTDAELKIISSPVDFLGLNIYAPQHYIVASDQGAGFTPLPIPKSFPHMNSDWLRVGPETIYWVPKLAAKIWKTDAIYISENGTSGEDQVTPDGKIYDTDRIMYLRNYLAQLQRATAEGAPVRGYFLWSLLDNFEWVFGLNKRFGLYHVNFDTQVRTAKLSASFYRNVVAKNAAGA
- a CDS encoding acetyl-CoA C-acetyltransferase — translated: MTDALIIDACRTPRGVGKAGKGALSGIHPQQLGATVLRALADRTGINTADVDDIVWGCSAQVATQGGDLGRMSALDAGYDVRASAVTLDRFCGSGITSVNMAASSIMAGAEDLVIAGGCEMMSMEGRRGGGPMMMDSGNLRLRARHPQSHQGVCADAIATLEGITRHDVDALGLESQKRAAQAIAGGHFNKSLVPVHREDGSLALDHEEYPRPQTTMEGLAALKPAFPAIADYALDDKGTTYRGLILQKYPDLDIDFMHHAGNSSGVVDGAAAILLASPSYARAHGLKARARVVAMANMGDSPTLMLNAPVPATRKVLAKAGLAIDDIDLFEINEAFAVVAEKYIRDLKLDRAKVNVNGGSIALGHPIGATGSILIGTVLDELERRDLKRGLVTMCAAGGMAPAIIIERV
- a CDS encoding HU family DNA-binding protein; the protein is MPAQMSKSQLIEKIATATELSKRDVKSVMETLTDVGHKELKKNGLFLVPGFAKFVVIKKPATKARKGTNPFTGEEMMFKAKPARKIVRARPVKAAKDAVA
- the lon gene encoding endopeptidase La, with amino-acid sequence MATEQMNTAQTNPDVKIPDDALIIIPVREMVLFPGAIAPIAIARPKSVAAAQQALREQRPVGIVLQRRPETDEPGPDDLYKVATIANIVRYITAPDGTHHIVCQGVQRARILDFLPGTPFLAARFQQIPEPTTTSAEIEARALNLQRQAIEAIELLPQAPPELVAMFQSTSAPGALADLATSFMDIKPSDKQEVLETIDLSLRVERVSKHLAERLEVLRISNEIGQKTKASFDERQREAILREQMATIQRQLGEGDGKAAEVAELTAAIAKANMPPEADAHAKKELRRYERMPEAAGEAGMVRTYLDWLIELPWALPAEKPIDIKEARRILDADHFGLEKIKSRIIEYLAVRKLAPQGKAPILCFVGPPGVGKTSLGQSIARAMDRPFVRVSLGGVHDEAEIRGHRRTYIGALPGNIIQGIKKAGARNCVMMLDEIDKMGRGVQGDPSAAMLEVLDPEQNGTFRDNYLGVPFDLSRVVFIATANMLDQIPGPLLDRMELISLAGYTEDEKLEIARRYLVRRQLEANGLTAEQAEIEPEALKLVVKGYTREAGVRNLEREIGKVFRHAAVQVAEGTTAKVVVTAKDIGDVLGQPRFEGEIAQRTSIPGVATGLAWTPVGGDILFIEASRVPGRGGMILTGQLGEVMRESVQAALTLVKSKANQLGIDPQLFEKSDIHVHVPAGATPKDGPSAGVAMFTALTSLLTNRTVRSDTAMTGEISLRGLVLPVGGIKEKVVAAAAAGLKRVMLPARNKRDYDDIPKSARDNLEFIWLERVDEAIAAALEPAEVDAKVEAAE
- a CDS encoding Hsp20/alpha crystallin family protein, whose translation is MQPKNPFNWMLSEALDQLTRAERLRQQFGRQDTCWEPPIDVLETEHELLILVALPGVNPDNVETVIHDGVLVISGQRTLPPELRNARIHRLELPQGRFERRIALPLGRYAISRFVMDGCVALRLAKS
- a CDS encoding ferritin-like domain-containing protein, with translation MAKKAKKRAPTKKTASRRPRRAPKMLSDLFLETLKDIYYAENKIIKTLPKMAKAAHSKDLAAAFNKHLRETQGQVRRLEQIFRMLDKPARGKPCEAINGITDEGAEIMKDFKNAPALDAGLLAAAQAVEHYEISRYGTLRTWAEELGMPEAARLLQDTLDEEEATDHTLTELATSVINLEAEAEYREAA
- a CDS encoding MarC family protein gives rise to the protein MLDFALSAFVTLLLVVDPVGLAPAFLAATGGMPDASKRTVALRAPFIAASILVVIALVGNWLLRQLGIGIPAFQIAGGLLLFGVSYQMIFGDRPHREAREADKATAEHASDVAVFPLAIPMMAGPGAIATTLLLAGDAGYGARLAIIIAIVLAVCLLCMLCFASAHLIARTLGRTGNAVLSRVLGMLLAAYSVQFVINGIAAVRASLS
- a CDS encoding L-fuculose-phosphate aldolase, whose product is MSMTADELAKRQAIIDACRRMNALGINQGTSGNISVRHEDGLLITPTSLPYDTMTPDQIVFMAMDGSHAPGQKPSSEWRFHLDILKARSDVNAVVHAHPTYCTILAIMGMEIPPVHYMIAAAGGDSIRCAPYATFGTVELSEHAVRALEGRLACLLDHHGMIVLGKTLDKAMWLAVEVETLARQYHGCLQIGKPPLLSSAEIERVRQRMAGYGLSEG
- a CDS encoding chloride channel protein, which encodes MFARIRYFVDGKGTNRTMVRLRALLRSNEFYLIPLALVIGTLAGAIVTLMAEIAQIAHVVIFGIPIDVRLSANAYINPWAAMTAPALGGLVLGVMEWWRRRLKISSAVDPIEANALRGGILSMRDSVVVSSQTLISNGCGASVGLEAGYTQIGSGIASLFGKFFNLRRNDLRLMVGCGAAAAIAAAFGAPITGAFYACELIVGVYSVGSAAPILAASLAGALTAQWLGGAPYSIEIPKVSAVGVEQYLALIGLALITSGVGIAVMRSSSMFERLFKWLPVWLRPVIGGLIVGSFALVTPQVLAAGHGAMVLDLFHDMTIGLVAIIIALKVTSCLISLASGFRGGLFFASLFVGSLIGKFFSAVLLLISPNFAIDPLVAMLTGMATLGVAIVGGPLTMSFLVLEMTRNVDVTAVVLAGCIVTSICVRFMFGHSFSTWRLHLRGETIRSANDVGWLRNLTVERLMRSDVGKVPSSTTIAATRSEFPLGSRPGVVIVNNADEYVGLVLLPDLFSSDLDTIADDIQIIELARLTEIVLIPEMNVKSAMAVFDEAEAEMLAVVDSTDSRKVVGFLTETTARRRYVEEIDKATRGVLGALS